GAGCCCGGCCCGGCCTGGCTCAGCGCCCTGCGCGGCGCGGCCACGGCGGCCAGCTGGCTCTACGCGGCCGGGGCCTGGCTGGACCACACCAGCTACGACTTGGGCCTGCGTCCGGTCAAGCGCCTGCCCGTGCCGGTGATCGGGGTGGGCAACCTGGCCGTGGGCGGCACGGGCAAGACCCCTCTGGTCATGGCCGTGGTGCAGGCCCTGGAATCGCTGGGCCTGCCCGCCGGGGTGATAAGCCGGGGCTATGGCCGCAAGGAATCCAAGCCTCTGTTGGTCAGCGACGGCGAAACGATCATGGCCGATGCTGCCGAAGCGGGCGACGAGCCGCTGCTTTTGGCTCGGCGGCTGGGCGCGCCGGTGGCCGTGGGCGCGGAGCGCTACGCGGCGGGCCTATTGCTTCTGGAGCGTTGCGGGCAACGGGTGCTGGTGGGCGACGATCTTTTCCAGCACCGGGGGCTGCACCGCGATCTGAACCTGCTGGCCCTGGACGCGTCCGACCCCCTGGCGGGCGGGCATCTGCTGCCCCGGGGGCGTCTGCGCGAACCGGCCAACGCCCTGGCTCGGGCCGACGCGGTGGTGCTCACCCGCGCGGCCGACGCGGAGCAGGGCAGGCTGGCCGCCGAGCGCCTGGCCTGGCGCCTGGAGGGTAAGCCGGTCTTGAGCTGCGCCCACGTGATCACCGGCCTGGAGAACGCCCTGGATGCCGGCCCCGCGCCCGAGGACTGGCAGGGCGCTCCGGTGCTGGCCTTTTGCGGCCTGGCCAATCCGGCCAGCTTTCATGCGGCCCTGCGCGAGGCCGGGCTCACCGTGCTGGAGCTCAAGTCCTTTGGCGACCACCACCGTTTCGCGCCCGAGGAGATCAGCAACTTGTGGGACCGGGCGGCCACCCTGTCGGCCCGGGCCCTGGTGTGCTCGGGCAAGGACGCGGTGCGCCTGCCCGCCGAGCTGCCGCCGGACGCGGCCATTTGGAGCACCCGTTTGGGCCTCAAGTTCCACGACGGCCCCGAGGCCCTGGCCGGGCTCTTGGCCCGCTCCCTGGCCCAATGGGAGCCCGCGTCGTGAGCGCGGTAGACGCGGCCCTCAAGGGCGCGGTGTGGGGCCTGTCCCTGGCTCCCCTGGGGCTCAGCCGGGCGGTGGGGCGCGGCTTGGGCCGCCTGGCCCGGAGCCTGGACAGCCGCCACCGCGAGATCGTTCAGCGCAACCTGAGCGCTTCCTTCCCCGAGAAAGACCCCGCCTGGATAGAGCAGACCGGGCGCGAAGTGTTCGAGCACGTGGCCCAGGTGGCCGCCGAGATACCCCACCTGGTGCGCCTTAGCCCCCAGCAAATCGCGGCCCAGTGCCGCTTCCACGGCCTGGACAACGTGCACCACGCCTTGGAAAGGGGCAAGGGCCTGATCACGCTCACCGGGCACTTCGGCAACTGGGAGTGGGCCAACGTGGCCGGGGCGGTGGCCCTGGGCCAAGGGGCGCTCATCGTGGCCCGGCCCATCGACTGGCCCCCGGCCGACCGCTTGGTCAACGGCTGGCGCACCAGGGGCTCCAACAGCGAGGTGGTGCCCAAGAACAACTCGGCGCGGGCCCTGTTGCGCGGGCTCAAGCAGAACCGCATGTTGGGGCTGTTGCTGGACCAGAACGTGGACTGGTATGACGGCGAGTGGGTGGATTTCTTTGGCCGCCCGGCGTGCAGCAACAAGGGCATGGCCCTGTTGGCCCGCTCCACCGAGGCGCCGGTGCTGCCTTTCTACAATTGGCGGGCCGAGGACGGCAAGTTCGAGGTGTTCTTCGGCGAGGAAATCCCCCTGGTCAAAACCGCCGACAAGACCAAGGACATCTGGGTCAACACCCAGAACTACACCAAGGCGCTGGAGGAGATCATCCGCCAGAAGCCCGCCCAGTGGTTCTGGTTGCACCAACGCTGGAAGACGCGGCCCTATCACCACTGGCCCCGGGAGCCCAAGAAATGAGGCCCCTGGACGCGAGCGCGCCGGGGCGCATTTT
This region of Desulfarculaceae bacterium genomic DNA includes:
- the lpxK gene encoding tetraacyldisaccharide 4'-kinase; the protein is MAKGYEALWRRVESGEPGPAWLSALRGAATAASWLYAAGAWLDHTSYDLGLRPVKRLPVPVIGVGNLAVGGTGKTPLVMAVVQALESLGLPAGVISRGYGRKESKPLLVSDGETIMADAAEAGDEPLLLARRLGAPVAVGAERYAAGLLLLERCGQRVLVGDDLFQHRGLHRDLNLLALDASDPLAGGHLLPRGRLREPANALARADAVVLTRAADAEQGRLAAERLAWRLEGKPVLSCAHVITGLENALDAGPAPEDWQGAPVLAFCGLANPASFHAALREAGLTVLELKSFGDHHRFAPEEISNLWDRAATLSARALVCSGKDAVRLPAELPPDAAIWSTRLGLKFHDGPEALAGLLARSLAQWEPAS
- a CDS encoding lysophospholipid acyltransferase family protein codes for the protein MSAVDAALKGAVWGLSLAPLGLSRAVGRGLGRLARSLDSRHREIVQRNLSASFPEKDPAWIEQTGREVFEHVAQVAAEIPHLVRLSPQQIAAQCRFHGLDNVHHALERGKGLITLTGHFGNWEWANVAGAVALGQGALIVARPIDWPPADRLVNGWRTRGSNSEVVPKNNSARALLRGLKQNRMLGLLLDQNVDWYDGEWVDFFGRPACSNKGMALLARSTEAPVLPFYNWRAEDGKFEVFFGEEIPLVKTADKTKDIWVNTQNYTKALEEIIRQKPAQWFWLHQRWKTRPYHHWPREPKK